One region of Chryseobacterium sp. SORGH_AS_0447 genomic DNA includes:
- the rpmD gene encoding 50S ribosomal protein L30, with protein sequence MATIKVKQVRSAIGRTKTQKRTLEALGFKKLHQVVEHEATPSILGMIAAVSHLLEVQK encoded by the coding sequence GGCAACAATCAAAGTAAAGCAAGTAAGAAGCGCTATTGGAAGAACAAAAACCCAAAAGAGAACGCTTGAAGCATTAGGATTTAAGAAACTTCACCAAGTTGTAGAACACGAAGCTACTCCTTCTATCTTAGGAATGATAGCTGCAGTTAGTCACTTACTTGAAGTTCAAAAATAA